A region from the Vicia villosa cultivar HV-30 ecotype Madison, WI linkage group LG3, Vvil1.0, whole genome shotgun sequence genome encodes:
- the LOC131659428 gene encoding protein MAIN-LIKE 1-like produces the protein MDEAPADSSSGSRSRLARAFSSREDEVRTDEEAVAVEEEEIPDVHPEHDEDDAEEEGYPGGPVDTSVLIYYHDHVARREQATIKSVNHAWKIFDLLQPQAQCFNDVVAGSGLGGLCMTRYSTISHNMEWAFVERWHKETSFHFPLGELTITLHDMACLLHLPIRGRLLDHSGIQRIEAIEWMVDYLGMDPNMADYECKAMSGAHI, from the exons ATGGATGAGGCGCCTGCAGATtcctcatctggatcgaggagtcggctggctcgggcatTTTCTTCCCGTGAGGATGAGGTACGTACGGATGAGGAGGCGGTGGCAGTTGAGGAGGAGGAGATACCCGATGTTCACCCTGAGCACGACGAGGATGATgcggaggaggagggctacccgggagggcctgtAGACACATCTGTGTTGATTTACTACCATGaccacgtcgctcgacgt GAACAGGCGACCATAAAATCCGTGAACCATGCTTGGAAAATATTTGATCTGCTTCAACCACAGGCTCAATGCTTTAATGACGTTGTAGCTGGGAGCGGGCTTGGCGGGTTATGCATGACCAGATATAGTACAATCAGCCACAACATGGAGTGGGCTTTTGTCGAACGGTGGCATAAGGAGACGTCTTTCCACTTTCCTcttggggagttgacgatcaccctaCACGACATGGCCTGTCTGCTTCACCTGCCAATCAGAGGGAGGTTACTTGACCATTCTGGGATACAGAGGATTGAGGCCATAGAGTGGATGGTGgactatctgggtatggacccaaACATGGCGGATTATGAGTGCAAAGCGATGAGTGGGGCGCATATCTGA
- the LOC131659429 gene encoding uncharacterized mitochondrial protein AtMg00310-like, with product MVFGRSKKEVFRLDVERVWKKVKGWKEKFLSRAGKEVLIKVVAQAIPTYIMSCYRIPENVCKEIESMLEKFWWGSKEGERKIHWLKWERMANSKRDGGIGFRGIHDFNISLLGKQFWRLLQADGSLMERFFKGRYYPRCSIADTGTGFNPSYAWRSILSLRELVLNGAR from the coding sequence ATGGTGTTTGGGAGATCAAAGAAGGAGGTCTTTAGGCTGGATGTTGAGCGAGTATGGAAAAAGGTGAAAGGTTGGAAAGAAAAATTTCTCTCTAGAGCCGGCAAAGAAGTTTTAATAAAAGTGGTAGCACAAGCGATCCCCACTTATATTATGAGCTGCTATCGCATTCCTGagaatgtttgcaaagaaattgAATCTATGCTGGAAAAATTTTGGTGGGGTTCGAAGGAAGGTGAGCGGAAAATACACTGGTTGAAATGGGAGAGAATGGCTAATTCTAAAAGGGATGGTGGCATAGGCTTTAGAGGCATTCATGACTTCAATATTAGTCTTCTAGGCAAGCAATTTTGGAGACTCCTTCAAGCTGATGGCTCCCTTATGGAAAGGTTTTTCAAAGGTCGGTATTATCCTCGGTGTTCCATTGCTGATACTGGGACTGGTTTTAATCCCAGCTATGCCTGGCGGAGTATATTGAGTTTGCGGGAGTTAGTGCTTAATGGAGCTCGTTGA
- the LOC131656937 gene encoding eukaryotic translation initiation factor 5A-4-like produces the protein MSDEEHHFESKADAGASKTYPQQAGTIRKNGYIVIKNRPCKVVEVSTSKTGKHGHAKCHFVAIDIFTSKKLEDIVPSSHNCDVPHVNRTDYQLIDISEDGFVSLLTENGNTKDDLKLPTDDNLLTQIKDGFAEGKDLVVSVMSAMGEEQINALKDIGPKN, from the exons ATGTCTGACGAGGAACACCACTTCGAGTCAAAGGCCGATGCCGGAGCTTCCAAGACTTATCCTCAGCAAGCCGGCACTATCCGCAAAAACGGATACATTGTTATCAAGAATCGTCCATGCAAG GTTGTTGAGGTTTCAACCTCAAAGACTGGTAAGCATGGTCATGCTAAGTGTCATTTTGTTGCAATTGATATTTTCACGTCCAAAAAGCTTGAAGATATTGTGCCCTCTTCCCACAATTGTGAT gtTCCTCATGTGAATCGTACCGACTACCAGTTGATTGATATCTCTGAGGATGGATTT GTGAGTCTCCTCACTGAAAACGGTAACACCAAGGATGACTTGAAGCTTCCTACCGATGACAATCTGCTTACTCAG ATAAAGGATGGTTTTGCTGAAGGTAAAGACCTCGTTGTGTCTGTGATGTCTGCAATGGGCGAGGAGCAGATTAATGCCCTGAAAGATATTGGTCCAAAGAACTAG